Proteins from one Deltaproteobacteria bacterium genomic window:
- a CDS encoding 1-acyl-sn-glycerol-3-phosphate acyltransferase produces MNDPAFATLNLMERTAFKVMRFINQGGGRRVFRIWQRWVITPLIGLFVYRRLRVHGMERLDAVRPEVPILLVANHRTFFDLFILGWLLIRHQRLGRQVSFPVRSNFFYETPLGLLMAVLFTGGSMFPPFFRSAEKKAMNRLSLAILLEKLRTPGQMVGFHPEGTRNKSDDPYAMLPAQPGAGELALKARPVVVPAFILGMTNSFWTEVKANHRREPPVIAVFGAPIELPKAAGETRLSHHKRFADLINQRISALGAEERALRSAASPPASPASHAP; encoded by the coding sequence ATGAACGATCCCGCGTTCGCCACCCTGAACCTGATGGAGCGCACCGCCTTCAAGGTGATGCGCTTCATCAACCAGGGGGGCGGCAGGCGGGTGTTCCGGATCTGGCAGCGCTGGGTGATCACGCCACTGATCGGCCTGTTCGTCTATCGGCGCCTGCGCGTCCACGGAATGGAGCGTCTGGACGCCGTTCGGCCGGAAGTGCCCATCCTGCTGGTCGCCAATCACAGGACATTCTTCGACCTCTTCATCCTCGGATGGCTCCTCATCCGCCACCAACGTCTCGGCAGGCAGGTCAGCTTTCCGGTCCGCTCGAACTTCTTCTACGAGACTCCGCTCGGGCTGCTGATGGCCGTGCTCTTCACCGGCGGGTCGATGTTTCCTCCGTTCTTCCGTTCGGCGGAAAAGAAGGCGATGAACCGGCTCTCGCTGGCAATCCTGCTCGAGAAGCTGCGCACGCCAGGGCAGATGGTCGGGTTCCACCCGGAGGGGACGCGCAACAAGTCGGACGATCCCTACGCCATGCTCCCCGCCCAGCCGGGCGCCGGCGAGCTGGCCCTGAAGGCGAGGCCGGTGGTGGTGCCGGCGTTCATCCTCGGAATGACCAACAGCTTCTGGACGGAGGTGAAGGCGAATCACCGCCGGGAGCCGCCGGTGATCGCCGTGTTCGGCGCGCCCATCGAGCTGCCGAAGGCGGCCGGAGAGACGCGCCTCTCGCACCACAAGAGGTTCGCCGATCTGATCAACCAGAGGATCTCCGCGCTCGGCGCGGAGGAGCGCGCGCTCAGGAGCGCAGCTTCTCCACCGGCTTCTCCAGCGTCGCACGCCCCGTGA
- a CDS encoding twin-arginine translocation signal domain-containing protein: MKQLKTGQDKRVSRRSLLKGSAAAAAGAATLGFPAIVKAQGPIAMRWQSTWPQKDIFHEYALDYAKKVNDMTGGDLKIEVLPAGAVVPAFGLLDAVSKGTLDGGHGVLVYHYGKQQALALWGSSPAFGMDANMLLAWHKYGGGKELLQKLYNSINANVVSFPYGPMPTQPLGWYKKPITKPDDFKGLKFRTVGISIDLFTGMGAAVNALPGSEIVPALDRGLIEAAEFNNATSDRILGFPDVSKTCMLQSYHQSAEQFEILFNKGKFDALPDKMKAIIANAVEAASADMSWKAIDRYSKDYVELQTKDKVKFFRTPDSVLQKQLEVFDTVQEKKSAENPIFKEIVESQRKFAERAVKWDLDTNVPRRMAYNHYFGKAPKAATPAGKKT; encoded by the coding sequence ATGAAGCAGCTCAAGACGGGGCAGGACAAACGCGTCTCTCGCCGCTCCCTCCTGAAAGGCAGCGCCGCCGCGGCGGCGGGAGCGGCAACCCTGGGATTCCCGGCGATCGTCAAGGCCCAGGGGCCAATCGCCATGCGCTGGCAGAGCACCTGGCCGCAGAAGGACATCTTCCACGAGTACGCGCTCGACTACGCCAAGAAGGTCAACGACATGACCGGCGGCGACCTCAAGATCGAGGTGCTGCCGGCGGGCGCGGTGGTCCCCGCGTTCGGACTGCTGGACGCGGTGTCCAAGGGCACGCTCGACGGCGGACACGGCGTGCTCGTGTACCACTACGGCAAGCAGCAGGCGCTGGCGCTCTGGGGATCGAGTCCCGCGTTCGGCATGGACGCGAACATGCTGCTCGCCTGGCACAAGTACGGCGGCGGCAAGGAGCTGCTCCAGAAGCTCTACAATTCCATCAACGCGAACGTCGTCTCCTTCCCGTACGGCCCGATGCCCACGCAGCCGCTGGGCTGGTACAAGAAGCCGATCACCAAGCCCGACGACTTCAAGGGACTGAAATTCCGGACGGTGGGCATCTCCATCGACCTGTTCACGGGAATGGGCGCCGCGGTCAATGCGCTTCCGGGCTCGGAGATCGTGCCGGCTTTGGACCGCGGCCTGATCGAGGCGGCCGAGTTCAACAACGCGACCTCCGACCGCATCCTCGGTTTCCCCGACGTCTCCAAGACCTGCATGCTGCAGAGCTATCACCAGAGCGCGGAGCAGTTCGAGATCCTCTTCAACAAGGGGAAATTCGACGCGCTGCCGGACAAGATGAAGGCGATCATCGCGAACGCGGTGGAGGCCGCGTCGGCGGACATGTCCTGGAAGGCCATCGACCGCTACTCCAAGGACTACGTCGAGCTGCAGACCAAGGACAAGGTCAAGTTCTTCCGGACCCCGGACTCAGTCCTGCAGAAGCAGCTCGAGGTGTTCGACACCGTCCAGGAGAAGAAGTCGGCCGAGAACCCGATCTTCAAGGAGATCGTCGAATCCCAGCGCAAGTTCGCCGAGCGCGCCGTGAAGTGGGACCTGGACACGAACGTTCCACGGCGCATGGCCTACAACCACTACTTCGGAAAGGCGCCGAAGGCCGCGACCCCCGCCGGGAAGAAGACCTAG
- a CDS encoding tetratricopeptide repeat protein: MVDGGTARSFGPRDGLFLAALLAAILLVYRPAWSGGFLWDDAAHLTRGDLRSWQGLWRIWFDPGATQQHYPLVHSAFWLQQRLWGNDPTGYHLVTVLLHFGAALLVALNLRKLAVPGAYLAAAIFALHPVHVESVAWITELKNTLSAVFYLGAALAWLHFEERRQLRTWLLALLLFALALCSKTVTATLPAALLLVHWWRRGRPSWRRDVVPLLPFFALGAVAGLFTIWVERRLVGAEGAAFDLSAAQRGLIAGRAAWFYLGKLVWPADLVFIYPRWNVDAVALSQYLYPAAAVAAVGGLWARRKRFPGALAAALFFLGTLFPALGFFDVYPFLFSFVADHFQYLASIGIIALAASGIASMPRRRAGQGVSLAVLAILAALTWKQSHLYADAETLYRATIRGNPACWMAYNNLAGLLISRDAADEAEGLARTALKLKPGYPEAHNNLALALARRGQSDEAIVHYRQAIELSPGYAEARNNLGFALAARGDLDEAIFQYRKALESEPGRAGIHYNLAMALVARGQVLPAVSHLRRAVEMQPDFLEAHNNLGILLARSGRLDEAIEQFRQALEIAPGSPEVRKNLDVALGGRRRADDPR, translated from the coding sequence GTGGTCGACGGCGGAACGGCCCGTTCCTTCGGCCCACGGGACGGGCTGTTCCTCGCCGCGCTGCTGGCAGCGATTCTCCTCGTCTACAGGCCAGCCTGGAGCGGCGGCTTCCTCTGGGACGACGCGGCCCACCTGACCCGCGGCGATCTGCGCTCCTGGCAAGGCCTGTGGCGGATCTGGTTCGACCCCGGAGCCACCCAACAGCACTACCCGCTGGTGCACAGCGCGTTCTGGCTGCAGCAGCGGCTGTGGGGAAACGATCCCACCGGCTATCACCTCGTCACCGTGCTGCTGCACTTCGGCGCGGCTCTGCTGGTGGCGCTCAACCTGCGCAAGCTCGCCGTGCCCGGCGCGTATCTCGCGGCCGCCATCTTCGCGCTGCACCCGGTGCACGTGGAATCGGTGGCATGGATCACCGAGCTGAAGAACACGCTCTCCGCCGTCTTCTATCTGGGCGCGGCGCTGGCCTGGCTGCATTTCGAGGAGCGGCGGCAGCTTCGGACATGGCTGCTGGCGCTGCTTCTCTTCGCGCTCGCCCTCTGCAGCAAGACCGTGACGGCGACGCTGCCCGCCGCGCTTCTGCTGGTGCACTGGTGGCGCCGCGGACGGCCGTCGTGGCGGCGCGACGTCGTCCCGCTCCTCCCGTTCTTCGCCCTCGGCGCGGTGGCAGGTCTGTTCACCATCTGGGTGGAGCGGCGCCTGGTGGGCGCCGAAGGCGCGGCATTCGATCTCAGCGCCGCGCAGCGGGGCCTGATCGCCGGCCGCGCCGCCTGGTTCTATCTCGGCAAGCTCGTGTGGCCTGCCGACCTCGTCTTCATCTATCCGCGCTGGAACGTCGATGCGGTGGCCCTCTCCCAATATCTCTACCCTGCGGCGGCAGTCGCAGCCGTCGGTGGACTGTGGGCGCGGCGCAAACGCTTTCCCGGCGCGCTCGCCGCGGCGCTCTTCTTCCTTGGTACGCTGTTTCCCGCCCTCGGCTTCTTCGACGTCTACCCGTTCCTCTTCTCGTTCGTCGCCGATCACTTCCAGTACCTGGCGAGCATCGGCATCATCGCGCTAGCAGCTTCCGGAATCGCGTCGATGCCGCGACGTCGCGCGGGTCAGGGCGTGTCCCTGGCCGTCCTCGCGATCCTCGCCGCGCTGACCTGGAAGCAAAGCCACCTGTACGCGGACGCGGAGACGCTCTACCGCGCGACCATCCGGGGCAACCCGGCGTGCTGGATGGCCTACAACAATCTCGCGGGCTTGCTGATCTCGCGCGATGCAGCCGACGAGGCCGAAGGCCTCGCCCGCACGGCCCTGAAGCTCAAACCCGGTTATCCGGAGGCCCACAACAACCTCGCGCTGGCGCTCGCCCGTCGCGGGCAGTCCGACGAGGCGATCGTCCACTATCGCCAGGCGATCGAGCTCAGTCCTGGTTATGCCGAGGCGCGCAACAACCTCGGCTTCGCGCTCGCAGCCCGCGGCGATCTCGATGAAGCGATCTTCCAGTACCGCAAGGCCCTGGAGAGCGAGCCCGGCCGCGCCGGGATCCACTACAACCTGGCCATGGCGCTCGTCGCGCGCGGGCAGGTGCTCCCTGCCGTGTCCCATCTCCGTCGCGCCGTAGAGATGCAGCCGGACTTCCTGGAGGCGCACAACAACCTGGGGATCCTGCTCGCCCGCAGCGGGCGCCTGGACGAGGCGATCGAGCAGTTCCGGCAGGCGCTGGAGATCGCCCCCGGATCGCCAGAGGTGCGCAAAAATCTCGACGTTGCGCTCGGCGGTCGCCGCCGCGCAGATGACCCACGATGA
- the ybeY gene encoding rRNA maturation RNase YbeY, whose protein sequence is MGAGSMRRRSNDCYSGTEGGGCLAATATTLRFDDTSGILLPAPTRMKAVRTRSARVHVAVKVRDGAHAAAVLRAAGRSWVSGGEELSIALVTDREMRRLNLRWRRQDRPTDVLSFPLDESGALGDVIISIEAARRQAKQGGWPLAAELRRLLAHGILHCRGYDHESAADARRMAAAERKLLGRTGMVGASLSGVE, encoded by the coding sequence ATGGGGGCGGGCTCGATGCGGCGTAGATCTAACGATTGTTACAGCGGAACGGAAGGGGGCGGTTGTCTGGCTGCCACCGCGACAACCCTGCGATTTGACGACACGTCCGGCATTCTGCTACCCGCACCGACACGAATGAAAGCTGTTCGGACGCGGTCCGCCCGCGTGCACGTCGCGGTGAAAGTGCGGGACGGCGCGCATGCCGCCGCGGTGCTCCGCGCCGCCGGGCGAAGCTGGGTCTCCGGCGGGGAAGAGCTCTCGATCGCTCTGGTGACGGACCGCGAGATGCGGCGCCTGAACCTGCGCTGGCGCAGGCAGGATCGTCCGACCGACGTGCTCTCCTTTCCGCTCGACGAATCGGGCGCGCTCGGGGACGTGATCATCTCGATCGAGGCGGCGCGGAGGCAGGCGAAGCAGGGCGGATGGCCTCTGGCAGCGGAGCTCCGGCGCCTTCTCGCGCACGGCATCCTGCACTGCCGCGGCTACGATCACGAGTCGGCGGCCGACGCGCGCCGGATGGCCGCGGCCGAGCGGAAGCTGCTGGGACGCACGGGAATGGTGGGCGCTTCGCTGTCGGGGGTGGAATGA
- a CDS encoding response regulator, giving the protein MRRWPYILVVDDDADFRAGLRAALEMKGYQVDEAANGEEALLRLADKPPLLVLLDLQMPVMNGREMLQRMRATPELKEVPVVIISGFGFEWEAELMGAQGYIGKPFEAQELEATIANLLRPRLVTGRATLEKPVEKLRS; this is encoded by the coding sequence ATGCGCCGCTGGCCCTACATCCTGGTCGTCGACGACGACGCCGACTTTCGCGCCGGGCTCCGGGCGGCGCTCGAGATGAAGGGGTACCAGGTCGACGAGGCCGCCAACGGCGAGGAGGCCCTGCTCAGGCTCGCCGACAAGCCGCCTCTCCTGGTGCTGCTCGACCTGCAGATGCCGGTGATGAACGGGCGCGAGATGCTGCAGCGCATGCGCGCGACGCCCGAACTGAAGGAAGTACCGGTAGTGATCATCTCCGGATTCGGCTTCGAGTGGGAAGCGGAGCTGATGGGCGCGCAGGGATACATCGGCAAGCCGTTCGAAGCGCAGGAGCTCGAGGCGACCATCGCCAACCTCCTCCGCCCGCGCCTGGTCACGGGGCGTGCGACGCTGGAGAAGCCGGTGGAGAAGCTGCGCTCCTGA
- a CDS encoding glyoxalase/bleomycin resistance/extradiol dioxygenase family protein, producing MPKAIPEGLHSVTPALTVDGCAEAIETWKKAFGAEERFRAPDPSGKKIWHAELRVGDSAIFCNDAMPEMPQTPKQIRLWIYTEGVDRAFERAKGAGLKVATPPSDMFWGDRIAEVHDRWGNQWVLAQHVKDMSPAEMKKAQDDFVAKMSKK from the coding sequence ATGCCGAAGGCAATCCCCGAGGGGCTGCACAGCGTCACCCCAGCGCTCACCGTCGATGGTTGCGCGGAGGCGATCGAAACCTGGAAGAAAGCGTTCGGCGCCGAGGAGCGGTTCCGCGCCCCGGATCCGAGCGGGAAGAAGATCTGGCACGCCGAGCTTCGCGTCGGAGATTCGGCAATCTTCTGCAACGACGCGATGCCCGAGATGCCGCAGACGCCGAAGCAGATCAGGCTGTGGATCTACACCGAGGGCGTGGACCGCGCGTTCGAGCGGGCAAAGGGGGCCGGTCTCAAGGTGGCAACGCCGCCAAGCGACATGTTCTGGGGCGACCGCATCGCGGAAGTGCACGACCGCTGGGGCAACCAGTGGGTGCTGGCGCAGCACGTGAAGGACATGAGCCCGGCGGAGATGAAGAAGGCGCAGGACGACTTCGTCGCGAAGATGTCGAAGAAGTAG
- a CDS encoding HupE/UreJ family protein: MALGIVVLYVRAANAHEFKLESLMNAFVKVDDQELHLVIRLPLHITRTVRFPVKGAEIDLANAGPATQRVAEAVGHDVMIWEDTRLLVPKSALGRLSLPSDRSFDSYQDAVAHVAQPPAADAGIYVDQGYVDAHVTYAIQSPHSRFTIRTTIAPELKDYLKLAVRYLPLGEQGRAMVITSRSGVVRLNPAWYQAASGFVGLGIGHILSGFDHLLFLFCLIIPFLRFRQVVGIVTAFTVAHSFTLLGSAYGLAPTGDWFPPFVETAIAASIVYMALENIVGADLKRRWLVTGLFGLVHGFGFSYGLKENLQFAGTHLLVSLFSFNVGIEIGQVAVLAVMLPALALLRRYVLAGRIGVIILSALIAHTGWHWMIDRGDILWKTEWPRLDAASFAILARWVAGLLIAAAAVRFIGRRAGAFLSRKPAAQRPS; the protein is encoded by the coding sequence ATGGCCCTCGGAATCGTCGTGCTGTACGTACGGGCGGCGAACGCGCACGAGTTCAAGCTCGAGAGCTTGATGAACGCGTTCGTCAAGGTGGACGACCAGGAGCTGCACCTGGTCATCCGGCTGCCCTTGCACATCACCAGGACCGTCCGGTTTCCCGTCAAAGGTGCCGAGATCGATCTCGCCAACGCTGGGCCGGCCACCCAACGGGTGGCGGAAGCCGTGGGCCACGACGTCATGATCTGGGAGGACACGCGGCTGCTGGTTCCCAAGAGCGCCCTCGGCCGCCTCTCGCTGCCCTCGGATCGCTCTTTCGACAGTTATCAGGACGCGGTCGCGCACGTTGCGCAGCCGCCCGCCGCGGATGCGGGCATCTACGTGGATCAGGGATACGTGGACGCGCACGTCACGTACGCCATCCAGTCGCCGCACTCGCGGTTCACGATCCGGACCACGATCGCTCCGGAGCTGAAGGACTACTTGAAGCTCGCCGTCCGCTACCTGCCGCTCGGCGAGCAAGGGCGAGCGATGGTGATCACCAGCCGCTCCGGCGTGGTCCGCCTCAATCCGGCCTGGTACCAGGCCGCCAGCGGCTTCGTAGGGCTCGGGATCGGGCACATCCTGAGCGGATTCGATCACCTGCTCTTCCTGTTCTGCCTGATCATCCCCTTCCTCCGTTTCCGGCAGGTCGTCGGTATCGTCACGGCTTTCACCGTCGCGCACTCGTTCACGCTGCTCGGCTCGGCGTACGGGCTCGCCCCCACCGGCGACTGGTTCCCGCCCTTCGTCGAGACGGCGATCGCCGCGTCCATCGTCTACATGGCCCTGGAGAACATCGTCGGCGCTGATCTGAAGAGGCGCTGGCTGGTGACCGGGCTTTTCGGGCTCGTGCACGGCTTCGGCTTCTCCTACGGCCTGAAGGAAAATCTCCAGTTCGCCGGCACCCACCTGCTCGTCTCGCTGTTTTCGTTCAACGTCGGGATCGAGATCGGACAGGTCGCGGTGCTGGCCGTGATGCTGCCCGCGCTCGCGCTCCTCCGCCGGTACGTCCTTGCGGGGCGGATCGGAGTCATCATCCTCTCCGCGCTCATCGCGCACACGGGTTGGCACTGGATGATCGACCGTGGCGACATCCTCTGGAAGACGGAGTGGCCGCGGCTCGACGCGGCTTCATTCGCGATCCTCGCGCGCTGGGTTGCCGGGTTGCTCATTGCGGCTGCGGCCGTCCGGTTCATTGGGCGGCGCGCCGGTGCGTTCCTCTCGCGGAAGCCGGCCGCCCAGCGTCCGTCCTGA
- a CDS encoding peptide chain release factor 2, with amino-acid sequence MDRKRARVELIERESVQPGFWEDQKRAQALSKEKSDLEMQLAQYERERQRLEDAVALHELAEEANDEATGGEAKLAVAEALQGAQRLELSKMLSGPQDHLNAIVEINAGAGGTESQDWAQMLFRMYTRYCERKGWEVELADFQPGEEAGIKNASFIARGDHAYGWLKAEVGVHRLVRISPFDANARRHTSFASVFVYPEVDEDIEIDLNPNDVRIDTFRASGAGGQKVNKTDSAIRMTHVPTGIVVSMQNERSQHKNRDMAWKVLKSRLYELELRKQQAERDKIEASKSEISFGSQIRNYVLAPYRMVKDVRSGVESGNPDAVLDGELDPFISAYLLGVRRKDRPGSSEAEA; translated from the coding sequence ATCGATCGCAAACGCGCGCGCGTCGAGCTGATCGAGCGGGAGAGCGTGCAGCCCGGCTTCTGGGAGGACCAGAAGCGCGCCCAGGCGCTGAGCAAGGAGAAGAGCGACCTCGAGATGCAGCTCGCGCAGTACGAGCGCGAGCGGCAGCGGCTGGAGGACGCGGTCGCCCTCCACGAGCTGGCCGAGGAGGCGAACGACGAGGCGACCGGCGGCGAGGCGAAGCTCGCCGTGGCCGAGGCGCTGCAGGGCGCGCAGCGGCTCGAGCTGTCGAAGATGCTCAGCGGCCCGCAGGACCATCTCAACGCCATCGTCGAGATCAACGCCGGCGCGGGCGGTACGGAGTCGCAGGACTGGGCGCAGATGCTCTTCCGCATGTACACGCGGTACTGCGAGCGCAAAGGCTGGGAAGTGGAGCTCGCCGATTTCCAGCCCGGCGAAGAGGCGGGGATCAAGAACGCTTCGTTCATCGCCCGCGGCGATCACGCCTACGGCTGGCTGAAGGCGGAGGTGGGCGTGCACCGGCTGGTCCGCATCTCGCCCTTCGACGCGAACGCGCGGCGGCACACTTCGTTCGCCAGCGTCTTCGTCTATCCCGAGGTCGACGAGGACATCGAGATCGATCTCAACCCCAACGACGTCCGGATCGACACCTTCCGCGCCTCGGGCGCGGGCGGGCAGAAAGTCAACAAGACGGACTCCGCCATCCGCATGACGCACGTTCCCACGGGCATCGTGGTCTCGATGCAGAACGAGCGCAGCCAGCACAAGAACCGGGACATGGCCTGGAAGGTGCTCAAGTCGCGGCTCTACGAGCTCGAGCTGCGCAAGCAGCAGGCGGAGCGCGACAAGATCGAGGCGTCGAAGTCGGAGATCTCCTTCGGCTCGCAGATCCGCAACTACGTGCTCGCGCCATACCGGATGGTGAAGGACGTGCGCAGCGGGGTGGAGAGCGGAAACCCGGACGCGGTGCTCGACGGCGAGCTCGACCCTTTCATCAGCGCATACCTTCTCGGCGTGCGCCGCAAGGACAGACCCGGCAGCAGCGAAGCGGAGGCGTAA